AAGTTAGCAAAGGTAAAAGTCGCTAGTTAAAGGCAAAACACATGATTACATCTTTAATGTTTGATTTAAAAAATTTATCCTCCAAGGCTCCAAGGAGCaggaataaaaataattttaatcattcattGCATTCTTTGAATAGATCATAAAACTCTTAATCCATAGTAAAGGAGCTTTAAGCCTTGAACTTTAGTAGCATGTGTCTCAAAAGAAAGAAAGTGACCTTGTTAAATATGATTGCTTACACAGTGTTTCTTCAACACAATGCTATCACTTTAAACCTCAACTTGCAACTAATTAAGGTGAAGTTAATTAGTTAATTATACATAATATGTAAAGGTTTTTTGGGTTTCTTGATTTCAACCGAGTATGAAAAAGTATGCGTAAGTCTGTtctaattttatttatatttattttttaaaaggcaaacttacaCACTCAACATTAAACCTATGCCTTATTAAATTGTTAACAACACAAAGGTATCAAGGAGAAATAGAAAGAAAATCGAAACAGAGTGTATGACTGAATAGGCCCATTGGGCTAACGTAATTATTGATGTCAACTTATACTTCTGGATCTGTTAATAAAGAAATAGGCCCTTTAGAAAATAGCACATTGGCCTTCTGTTATACATTGTAGACATAGGACATGGGCCTTGACACTAATCTTGTTACACTTCCTCAAAAGTCAAAACTAAAAAGTACTCAAGTGCTTTATCTATTTCTCTGTTGTATTACATGTTTAATTTTGTTTTTAATGATTAAACATGCTCGTATACCCACATCAAGAAATATGTAACCTTAAGCTTACGtcttattttatttattgcaaGGCAACAAGAAGTATATATTAAAACGAAAAAATATCAATCACGGTCTTATTAAAACGGTAAATACTCACACCTTCACCATCAATTACGAATAAATATCAGAACTTAGAACACACAACGTCATAGTTGAAAAGCCATTAGGATTGATTTTTGCATCAATAGATCGTGCTTTTATTTTTAAAGGATCAcaactgaattttttttttttttttttttcattatcttGTTTTAGTTGATTAAGTCAATCTTCTCAAATTTTCAACCATGGTGTTAAGTTATGTCACTATTTGGTCTGTGCTTCACCTTTAAATAGTTTTAATCATAAAAGTAACCAATTTTGTACCTTAGAATAAACCACAATAAAATTCCAATTGATTTGTTGTCCGACTTGTCCCTTTCCACTACATTCTGGGGGCCGGGCCAATACATGTCTTAAAAAAACAGACTAGCTATTTATAGAACTAGATATAAGTAACATTTATTTGGGCCTTTGGTGTAAAAACCAAAATAAGACCATATTTTCAAGGCCAACATTGTGTCACCATAGACAGACATTAAACTATGAAAGGAACCTTCATGTATATCAACATGTGAAATGTTTTTTTAACCGTGTACTGTTTATAAGGGAATTCCCTACCAACCAACTACTTTTCTGATCATGGGCATTGAATTCAATGCTTCAATTATTCTTAACATTTTGATATGAAGaagtgtaaattatatattgatcaTTCGTTTAAATATTACATTGATCATCCATGACATATTAAAAAAATGTATGACTTTGATCCCTAGCTTTCACGTCTGTTAAAATACGTAAGTCAACTATGGTCAAAACATAGGGTAATAATGTATTCACCACTTCTTTGTTCTTTCCAAAACAACATTTTTGAGATTGTTAATCGGAATCAGAAAAGAATTGACCGGAAGACCATCTACAGTAAGATGAAGAAGGTGGTTTTTTAGTGTGTTTGGTTGCTACTTAGTTGTATTCCCTTGATTCGTTTGTTTAGCCTTTGTTTAGATGTTTGTTAGTTTTTTCACGGTTTCTTTCATTTAGCTCTCGGTTATAGGCTCGATGATAGATGGTTTAGTTTTGTTGTTTATACTTTTTAGGCTTGAGCCTCTTTGCTTTCGTTTTTGTATCTTCCGGTTGAGAACGTTTTCTTTTGGGATTTCAATCATGCGATACCACGGTTGCACATTTTCATTGCGGTGATTATAGCAAACGCGTCGTTTTTTAAAGTCCGCCGCCCGCGGTGGGTCATCTATAAATGAAAAAAATATGCAAGTAATCTTctcttgtgattattattattatttactctaaaaaGTAATACAAACAACCAATCTTCTTTTCCCTATGTTTTTGGTCCTATGGCTAGAGGGGTCCTAGGATTCTGGGTACTTTATCTTCTTCTTCTCTTGGGTTCTCTGTCCTGTTATACTTATAATGTAGCATCTAACGATCTAGTTTGCAAGATTCTAGCTTGTTTGATGTTTGTTATTTAAAACTCAATTCAAACTTTTATATAGGAACTAGTAAAGATTGTAAATTTCCAAGAGTTTTACTCTGTTTGTGCAAAAAGGTAATATACATAGTAGCCAGGGTCACTGTTTCTTACTATAAATTTCACCTCATTACTATTTGAAGTAAAACATATTTAGCAAAGTAATGTTCTCTCATCTCTCTTGTGAAATGTCACACATAGCCCTTAAAGCATGTGAATGATGTCATATTCACTTTAAGAATCTCTCTGTCCATCTCCTGCCATTAGAGAGTTGCAGAATTTGCTTAGCAGAGACTTAAATGAGGTCACTTTAATGGTGAGGATAAGTCTTTTTCTTTGACATCTGTTTGTCCATTGGTTATTCATGTTTCTATTAGATTTTGTATAGATAAATAGATCTTTGTGTTCTTCAAGTCCCACCTGAATTTACACTTGGACTTACAAACTCAATTATTCTCTTTGGGTCCTTAAATTATTTCCAAACACATATATCAAAATTGTACAAATAGTTCTTAACTTTAATAGTTACACTTGTTAATAAAGTTTTCGCCtttttattatcattcaaataaatACAAAAGCCCTCACATCAATGTGTTTCACTTGGATCTTTGGCCTGCAATCAATCTTGAACTAATCAAATCTTGAACTAATCAAAGCATATTCTTTAATTCCAAGATTAAACAATATATTGAAAATGGAGGTAGTGACCTCTTCCATGTTTGCAATGTTTATGGCAGGACATCTTTTGGATGATTAGGACCTATTTATTTATATTTCAACGATTTTTCGCCAAAAATAAACAAAAACGGAGATAACAAAGGCTATCCTTAATTATAAGTAGACAATAATTCATAATGATTAAACCACAACAATAATATGAATGATCCTAAAGTTGTTTTGGTAACAGGTTGCGCTAAAGGCGGGATTGGCTACGAATACTGCAAGGCGTTTGCCGAACAAAAATGCCATGTCTTTGCAACAGATATACCTTCACGAATGGACGATTTGTCTGATCTTCAAGAAAAAGGTATAGGCACTTTAGAACTTGACGTTTTATCGGATGCAAGTGTTTCATCAGCCGTGAATGCGATAATATCCAAACATGGACGGATAGATGTGTTGATCAATAACGCGGGAATAGGAAGCACGGGCCCACTAGCCGAGCTTTCGTTAGATGATATAAAAAAAGCTTATGAAATCAACACATTAGGACAACTTAGAATGGTGCAACAAGTTGTGCCTTTTATGGCTTCTAACAAAAGTGGGGTTATAGTCAATGTGGGTAGTGTGGTTGGAAAAGCACCAACACCATGGGCTGGATCTTATTGTTCTAGTAAGGCTGCAATTCACGCGATTTCGCACACTCTTCGATTGGAACTAAAGCCCTTTGGGATTAATGTATTATTAGTGATTCCCGGGGCGATTAGATCCAATTTAGGGAGTCATAACATAGAGAAATTATCAAATTACAAGTGGGAACTTTATAAGGATTTTAGCGAAGAAATAGCTGAGCGGGCTAGCGCTTCACAAGTTGGTAAATCAACTGACGCGGCCTTACTTGCACGACATGTAGCAAAGAAGGTTTTGAGTGCGAAACCACCGAAACAGATTGTGTATGGTCATATGACATCTCTGTTCATGTTTCTTTCCATTTCTCCCCTTTGGGTTCGAGATCTTTTCTTTACAAAACGGTTCAACCTAGATAAAAAAGTGTGATCATTgggatttttaaatgctttttgttCTTATTTTATGAGTGTTAAATGTTTCAAGATCAATTAAAgttgttttctttattttttttgtgtTGAAAGTGTAGGATCGTTTATACAGAATTAAACAATCGTATAAAGCTATATCGAGTGCGGAATCTTCGATATAGTGTTTTTAGTCGAAAATACTTGATTGATTGATCGATTGCCTTGAAAATGACTTGGAGTGACTTGGAATAAATTAGGGTTTGTTAATGAACGACTGAAATAGGCTAAGAGGTGTTATGGTTCGTAACCTTGACAATGAACCCGGAATCACCTATTTATAGAGTGCAGATGTATCTGTACGGATGCGTCCTTCATCCGTATGGATGTAACTTATCCGTGCTACACTACTCTATCCGTACGGATGTATCTCTTATCCCTACGGATGAAATCTAACAATATAACTTTGATTTCGTAAGTAGTCCAAATGAAAGAGGCATTACGTTTATGCACCAACCGAAAGTACTATACCACGTTCTAAACACCATTTTAGTACTCCTTGTATCAAAGGCATGGGAGAACAGATGGACTATTAATAAGTTGTACTTCAAATAAGAAGTTAGAAGACGCAAAATTAAATGGCAGTTGAGTAAGGTTTATATTTTTAAACTTCCAAATAGATTTCAGCAATGTCTACACAGTGTCAAATAACCATAAGACAGATGTTCTTTGTTGTTTTGCTATAATTGTTCATTACTTGAAGCTACTTTAAGGTGTTTGATTTGATAAGAAGAGACTAAAAAACTCTATAAACTTTAATTAATTACCAAGGGTgtgattagggatggcaatggatacccgatccagtggatatccatccaatccacccgattattcgtggatatggacgatctaaatgaatatggatatggatgtggatgaaaaaatttcatccatggatgaacccgctttcacccgaaataactaaatgtataaatttatcactcaaattagtatcatttatgtagtgatattccattaattatattcatatccatctttctttatattttctctaaaaatataactttcttcttatattttgttttgtttaaataatcaaatgtatctatcctactttggtggttcaaatgtgattccatgtaactaaaagtaagcaatttacatgtcgatatctttacacatttaataggttatctattgaatatttgttatatagattagtaaaatgtgactttcggtctcataaactattaaaaatattacttttgatcgtatatagtgaaccaccgcttataattgttaaaaataaaataaaataaatttaaacgaatatggataattatccattaacccgcttcacccgacgaatatgaatatggatggatgaaaagtaaaaaaaataaatggatatggatatggatacggcctcaccctatccatatccgatccattgccatccctacgtgTGATAATTTAGTATGAGATGAAAGTGGAGGTACAATATATGGCCCATCTAAGGTAAAAAGAGCCAAAGTGGGATTCAATAATTGGAAAGGAGTGTATTGAAATGACTCATTTAAAGCAGACAACAGAATGAGAAAAAAATGCAGCTCATTCAAAGATTGTTAAAAAAATCCAAAACATATCTTAAATAAGGATATTTATAAGGAGTATTAGTTTATATCAGTTTTTACTTTTTATTAGTTTATATTAGTTGTTGGTTCGTTCACGAATTTCAGATCATAACGATTTAATTCGTATCATGCTGATCTTTATGATCTATTATAGTATACATATATTTTAgttaaaaaaaatcagttttttgataataaaaaaaatatacatatataaataaagggTGAAGATTCAGAGAGAACCAATGGTATGAGAGAACTCAGAGAACTCAATATATGCAACTCAATTGGTGTGCAGATTGAGGTTAATCTGTGTGCATATTGAGGTTAATCTGAATTCTATGAATTCTCAACCAGCAGTTCTCTCGGAATCCTTCACTATAAATCAAATTTAATCTCAATCTTAACCACAATACCTTTTATCTATAGTTAAAGTGGTTAtgactattatttttatcaaataatcGCCAGAAGATAGGTAGGGTAACAATTGCCATTAAGGCAAACATATGGGATATAAAATTGAAATGTTAAAAGGTTGTATGCTTAAATGAATATTCTAATATTTTCTCACTTGGCCGAATTAACTTCTgtacataaaataaaaaattagttTGGCTAAGTTTATCTTAATCATCATAATTCACGTATCACCAAAGTAAAAAAGATACAGCCTAACGTGTCACGTTTGAAACGGGACTCCCATCAATTATACTAATGGTGCTAATATAAAATTGttggggagaatgtgggttaacatgggaatatatttaatgattatactaatcttaacccataacaataagtgttttgatgatgacatatgcacatagctaAGGGTGacggtagacatcttgacataaatcatCAAGTTAACTAATCCACACTcgatctagcaaaagaccaaaaaccAAAGAAAGCCTAAAATGAAAAATAGGGAACACGGCTGAACCACGGTCGATCAGGggatgcacggtcgactccacgacTGACCATGGGTCGACCGCAGAAACCTTCTGTCCggtttttgatcgaaaaatgtttgaccacttccggtcatctataatttatgaatctTGTTTAAACATGCTTAGGATAGTTACCTTCTTCATttccaaaggagttttggtcactagaacgctaatcttggttaatcacgcgacaccttaatgacgattaagcctagattaaggataacacatgagTGTTACAAGAAAACATATACATCTAAAATgaatctagacattcttaggatggtcaccaagtcccaatcaAGAATTGCTCTtttcttgtacatgtgttggatattaatgtatgcttatacattaatcctgcaaatgccactttgcaagtaaaacttacttgTCTTAAGTTTAATGCCATGATatgcttaattctaagattattTTGTGCTAGTTATTACATGACTACTTGTTATTACTACATGTGTATTACTTGACTATTTGACTAAGTGCTAAATGATATGTAGtaagttaatatgtatatgtatcaaacttgtcttgctatttgttacaagttggaactagtatttggactacttcaatatatgcatgtgttacttggataaattgaaatgtcataatctagtaaacttaaaagacaatgaaACATTAACACACATAGATTTGCTTAAGTTTAAAATTAAGTTTATGAGTAAGTCtaaacttgatgtcttgcaacatgcttaattgttattacatgcttaatttgtcaagacatcatcaacacatttaattaattacaaacaagttcaaatttgaatactataatgctttgtgattaaagtgggtttgtgtcatcaatgacatgttgaccaaccaatagagattttGCAAATGTGTTAaatacaaataaaggattatgataaaactgagattgcctcaaatgattatcatgtcttgtatccaagaatgttagactttccactttggacatgataagtcactatcaaagcaatccatccaaggtaaatggacatttaatgcatatagtacttgtataggatgttggttatcttttgcaggtgttaaatgaagtaaagtgtccaaagagtgatgtccaaaactgattcaaacgacTATACAACGGATATATAATTTGGACTGAAGCACGCGCGATCGACCCGCGGTCGACTGTGGGTCAAGTCGCAGACAAAGCTGcatttttatctctccatataaatagcaagacttggagaaatttgaagacttggacctcttgcatgctacaactcaaatttcatcagagaatcacaagaacataatacttctacatatgtttgtgattaaagcaagagaagttttataatatcatagattataaaaggggttactctaaacttactttcaaattttaATCTTTGTAAGTTTTCATAGTGATGTAATAattcttagaattgtcttaggattatcattACCAGAAAATGGaaagtctttgtactttgtaattaggggcatatgctagcttagctatcatcttctttaaagggaactaggaagttgattaatctcattgaagattaatacttgtccaagttgaagacaagttgatctaagttggaggtaatccttcAAAGGGATAGAGGGATTAGGTTTGTAGTCTAAGGAGAaatacaaggcttgtaaatcggatctccgccagatttggagaaaagtgcttagtgaaacaacaaatcccgattagtgaattggggagtggattaaggtggattagttaacatccacccgaatcactataaatccttgtgtttatgtttttTACTTTACTTTTCGCATCATTAGAAACATAAA
This window of the Rutidosis leptorrhynchoides isolate AG116_Rl617_1_P2 chromosome 7, CSIRO_AGI_Rlap_v1, whole genome shotgun sequence genome carries:
- the LOC139857033 gene encoding short-chain dehydrogenase ptmH-like, producing the protein MNDPKVVLVTGCAKGGIGYEYCKAFAEQKCHVFATDIPSRMDDLSDLQEKGIGTLELDVLSDASVSSAVNAIISKHGRIDVLINNAGIGSTGPLAELSLDDIKKAYEINTLGQLRMVQQVVPFMASNKSGVIVNVGSVVGKAPTPWAGSYCSSKAAIHAISHTLRLELKPFGINVLLVIPGAIRSNLGSHNIEKLSNYKWELYKDFSEEIAERASASQVGKSTDAALLARHVAKKVLSAKPPKQIVYGHMTSLFMFLSISPLWVRDLFFTKRFNLDKKV